Genomic segment of Benincasa hispida cultivar B227 chromosome 1, ASM972705v1, whole genome shotgun sequence:
attttcttttattcctatgagatatttaaaaaataaataaaaaaaaaaaaaaaaaaccaagcccCATAATAAGAATAAATACACACACAAAGCTCCATGCATAGAGAAACAAGAGAAAAGGGAACACCCATAACTTACTATACATATTCATATAGTTATACCTTCAATTACCTAATCTCTTCATTGAAAGCAAACATTTTCGTTGTAACAATCGTCATGTTTGGGCGACGATTTCATCAAAAAAAATCTTCCAATGCCATGTCGGTAAGTACGTACTACAATCATTCCTTTCAATTTTATCCAATGTCATTATTGTTCACTGAAATTCAGAAGTTTAAGCTAATAAGTTATAGTATATTTAAAATCTGCTCATATATGTTTCGATTTAGCAGATAGTAGAACTTCTAGTGCACATGGATTGCAATGGATGTGAAGGTCGGATTCGAAGAGCGATCTCCAAAATCGAAGGCAAGTTGTACTACTACATTCCATTTTATGAGCAATACTTAGATACAGTCTAGGGTATACTCATCTCCATACATCCCCTTCAAtcataaagagaaaaaaaattaaaagtatctttgttaaaaaaataataaacatataaCAACTTGTGATTTGATAGCTCGGGATGTATTTAAGTATTTTTATTCTATTGATAAAAACAAATGTTTAATGAGGTAAATGTTGTTTGTGAGCTAATAGAGAGAGCACTGTTACTAAAACAGGAGTAGATAGCTTGGAAATAGACATGGACAAACAGAAGGTGACTGTAACTGGATATGTAGAGGAAAGAAAAGTGTTGAAGGTGGTGAGAGGGACAGGGCGAAAAGCCGAGCTATGGCCGTTCCCTTACGACAACGAATACTACCCGTACGCATCGCAGTACTACGACGAATCGACATATGCGTCAACGTATAATTATTATAGGCATGGTTTCAATGAAGGCGTCCATGGATACTTTCCAGATCCTTTATATTCAACTGTTAGTGATAACACTGTTCATCTTTTTAGTGAAGATAATGTACATGCTTATTGCAGTATTATGTGATCCACTATTCTATATAAATTAACGAATATATGTATGTCCTCATATGAGGTTGATAAATTTTAGCTAAATTTGCACTAACAATAGctaagtatttttatttttttttatttttattgagttTAACATATTTAATCAATATTGATAACTCCCATATGGTATTCAAATGGAAAAGATATGTGAGAGGGACATTTCAACCTCTAACTTGATTTTGGCCCACGATACGTATATACtttattaattgattatatTCCTATTCTCCAATAGCTAAGTTGTTTAATAACGAAAACAAGTACTCAAGTATATGATAGTtcgattcattttttttatttgaaatctgaaatttaaataacattttttaaagtttcaagatcacaaaacgtcaaattcatatattcaaaaatgatgtgacattgcattgtattttatttattgattgaaAATAAGAATAACATGTGTTTTAATTCAATGAATTAGACAAGGACATtcataaaattgataaaaactaCACATTGGATATATGGCtatatatttgtaataatttattcGAATTAATATC
This window contains:
- the LOC120067184 gene encoding heavy metal-associated isoprenylated plant protein 45-like, with protein sequence MHRETREKGTPITYYTYSYSYTFNYLISSLKANIFVVTIVMFGRRFHQKKSSNAMSIVELLVHMDCNGCEGRIRRAISKIEGVDSLEIDMDKQKVTVTGYVEERKVLKVVRGTGRKAELWPFPYDNEYYPYASQYYDESTYASTYNYYRHGFNEGVHGYFPDPLYSTVSDNTVHLFSEDNVHAYCSIM